Proteins found in one Subtercola endophyticus genomic segment:
- the lipB gene encoding lipoyl(octanoyl) transferase LipB gives MVEFFVADVGSRTVPYEEGLVLQRTRRKAVCEGAENVVILLEHDAVYTAGRRTDDSERPTDGSTVIEVDRGGKLTWHGPGQLVGYPIVRLREPMDVVAYVRTLESVLIAVLAEAGVTGRRVEGRSGVWVQIGEGPFAKDAKIAAIGIRVADGVTSHGFALNCSNSLEPYAHIVACGIRDAGVTTITDVLGRTVDPADVIDSVQRHLYAAFAAEGSPVREAPSPGHPVPAAQDARAGVNA, from the coding sequence ATGGTCGAATTTTTCGTCGCAGACGTCGGTAGCCGAACCGTTCCCTACGAAGAGGGCCTGGTGCTGCAGCGCACGAGGCGCAAGGCGGTATGCGAGGGTGCCGAGAACGTCGTGATTCTGCTCGAACACGACGCCGTCTACACCGCCGGCCGACGCACCGACGACTCCGAGCGCCCCACCGACGGCTCGACGGTGATCGAGGTCGATCGCGGCGGCAAGCTCACCTGGCACGGCCCGGGGCAGCTGGTCGGGTATCCCATCGTGCGCCTGCGCGAGCCGATGGATGTCGTCGCCTACGTTCGCACGCTCGAATCCGTGCTCATCGCGGTGCTCGCCGAGGCGGGTGTCACCGGTCGGCGCGTCGAGGGACGCTCGGGCGTCTGGGTGCAGATCGGCGAGGGTCCGTTCGCCAAAGACGCCAAGATCGCCGCCATCGGAATCCGGGTCGCCGACGGGGTCACCTCGCACGGCTTCGCGCTCAATTGCAGCAACAGCCTCGAGCCGTACGCGCACATCGTGGCGTGCGGAATCCGCGACGCCGGCGTGACCACGATCACCGACGTGCTCGGCCGCACGGTCGACCCCGCCGACGTGATCGACTCCGTGCAACGGCACCTGTACGCGGCGTTCGCCGCGGAGGGCTCGCCGGTTCGGGAGGCGCCCAGCCCCGGGCATCCGGTGCCCGCGGCGCAGGATGCCCGTGCCGGAGTCAACGCGTGA
- a CDS encoding YbhB/YbcL family Raf kinase inhibitor-like protein, whose protein sequence is MKLPKPGRVIRRVHAGQHMLAWGTLAPEAPTSIRVTSPDFAEGGAIPALHAGDGVGDNISPALEWSGVPVGTRQLLLMIEDPDVPLLRPVIHLIARLDPSRIGVARGELNEEAENTGIVLHPGSFNRYGYAGPRPIEAHGPHRYVFELFALSKSLPLPASAGRSEVTNATYGLILARGRTWATFERP, encoded by the coding sequence GTGAAACTGCCCAAGCCCGGGCGCGTGATTCGGCGGGTGCATGCCGGGCAGCACATGCTCGCCTGGGGCACGTTGGCGCCAGAAGCGCCGACGAGCATCCGTGTCACCAGCCCCGACTTCGCCGAGGGCGGTGCGATTCCGGCCCTCCACGCCGGTGACGGTGTCGGCGACAACATTTCGCCCGCGCTGGAATGGAGCGGGGTTCCGGTGGGCACGCGGCAGCTGCTGCTGATGATCGAAGACCCTGATGTTCCCCTGCTGAGGCCGGTCATCCACCTGATCGCCCGTCTCGATCCGAGCCGCATCGGCGTCGCCCGCGGCGAGCTGAACGAAGAGGCCGAGAACACCGGAATCGTGCTGCACCCGGGTTCGTTCAACCGCTACGGCTACGCGGGCCCGCGGCCGATCGAGGCGCACGGCCCGCACCGCTACGTCTTCGAGCTTTTTGCGCTCTCGAAGTCTCTGCCGCTGCCCGCTTCGGCCGGGCGCAGCGAGGTCACCAATGCGACCTACGGGCTCATCCTCGCCCGCGGACGCACCTGGGCGACGTTCGAGCGGCCGTAG
- a CDS encoding SRPBCC domain-containing protein → MSDYVSRAEILIRKAPEEVWQTLTATGSNPEIMFGAEIVTDWQVGHPISWKGTFKGTDYEDKGTILEFDEPHALSMTHFSPMTGQPDVAENYHTVSFSLEKVAEGTRVALTQDKNPTMEAAAHSEENWMLALKGLRSVVEGTLVDD, encoded by the coding sequence ATGTCTGACTACGTTTCTCGGGCCGAAATTCTGATCCGAAAGGCTCCGGAAGAAGTGTGGCAGACGCTCACGGCCACAGGGTCGAATCCCGAGATCATGTTCGGCGCCGAGATCGTGACCGATTGGCAGGTCGGTCATCCGATCTCCTGGAAAGGCACCTTCAAAGGCACCGACTACGAAGACAAGGGCACGATTCTCGAGTTCGACGAGCCGCACGCCCTGAGCATGACCCACTTCAGCCCGATGACCGGCCAGCCTGACGTTGCCGAGAACTATCACACGGTGTCGTTCTCGCTCGAGAAAGTCGCCGAGGGCACCCGCGTCGCCCTCACCCAAGACAAGAATCCCACCATGGAAGCGGCTGCGCACTCCGAAGAGAACTGGATGCTCGCCCTGAAAGGCCTGCGCTCGGTGGTCGAGGGCACTCTCGTCGACGACTGA